A single region of the Leptothrix cholodnii SP-6 genome encodes:
- a CDS encoding LysR family transcriptional regulator ArgP, which yields MDILDPAALECLAALVDEGGFERAARRLSITQSAVSQRLRALETQVGQPLVVRSRPLRLTGSGQILLRYARQMQALHADVSRELGERGHTHERVPIAVNADSLATWVLPALQVLVDSGVSLELVVDDQDFTHEWLREGRVLGCVSTVSEALRGCRVTPLCVMRYVAVASPAFVGGQLGTAGLHRGNFAQLPFVVFNRKDDVQAQWVARAFGLPAPRLQQRFVPSAEAYVRAVALGWGIGVAAWPLVSRQVERGELQVLHPHVTIDIALHWHQWKLLGDAGIDSASGGRASLLDRIGAALASGARGLEPMLL from the coding sequence ATGGACATCCTCGATCCCGCAGCCCTCGAATGCCTGGCCGCCCTGGTTGACGAAGGAGGCTTCGAGCGCGCGGCCCGCCGGCTGTCGATCACGCAGAGCGCGGTCTCGCAACGCCTGCGGGCGCTCGAGACACAGGTCGGCCAGCCGCTGGTGGTGCGTTCACGGCCGCTGCGGCTGACCGGATCGGGACAGATCCTGTTGCGCTACGCGCGCCAGATGCAGGCCCTGCACGCCGACGTCAGCCGCGAGCTGGGTGAGCGAGGCCACACCCACGAGCGCGTGCCGATCGCCGTCAACGCCGACAGCCTGGCGACCTGGGTGCTGCCGGCGCTGCAGGTGCTGGTCGATTCGGGCGTGTCGCTCGAACTGGTGGTCGACGACCAGGACTTCACCCACGAATGGCTGCGCGAGGGTCGGGTGCTCGGCTGTGTCTCGACGGTCAGCGAGGCGCTGCGCGGTTGCCGCGTGACACCGCTGTGCGTGATGCGCTACGTGGCGGTGGCCAGCCCGGCGTTCGTCGGAGGGCAGCTCGGCACCGCAGGGCTGCACCGCGGCAACTTTGCGCAGCTGCCGTTCGTGGTGTTCAACCGCAAGGACGACGTGCAGGCGCAATGGGTGGCGCGCGCCTTCGGCCTGCCCGCGCCCCGCCTGCAGCAGCGCTTCGTGCCGTCGGCCGAAGCGTATGTGCGGGCGGTGGCGCTGGGCTGGGGCATCGGCGTGGCCGCCTGGCCGCTCGTCAGCCGGCAGGTCGAGCGCGGCGAACTGCAGGTGCTGCACCCGCACGTGACGATCGACATCGCGCTGCACTGGCATCAGTGGAAGCTGCTCGGCGACGCCGGCATCGACAGTGCCAGCGGCGGCCGCGCATCGCTGCTCGACCGCATTGGCGCGGCCCTGGCCAGCGGCGCACGGGGGCTCGAGCCGATGCTTTTATGA
- a CDS encoding D-amino acid dehydrogenase, whose protein sequence is MRVVVLGAGIIGVSTAWHLMEQGHEVTLVDRQADAAMETSFANGAQISVSFCEPWANAAAPFKVAKWLLRDDSPLLFRPRLDPHQWRWGLSFLGQCSDAAFERNVRQLVALGRYSHQSLKTLVAATGIEYHRLERGILHFFSSQADMDAGAEAARLMREFGVDRRILDRAEVLAVEPALASCADRLVGGTYTPSDESGDACVFTQALARRCAERGLVTHFRHDVHSLDVRGGRVHGVVVRSQHDARRITVAADSVVVALGSFTAPLLRQVGVNLNIYPAKGYSATFKLRHPERASTVSMIDDARKIAISRLGDTIRVAGTAELAGYDASLEGATARVRCEALRRRYEELFPGVADTTEPNFWAGLRPSTPTNIPYIGQTPIAGLWVNAGHGTLGWTHGAGSGRALAELISGGQPELDFGFYGVRRSAAGWRIAAA, encoded by the coding sequence ATGCGTGTGGTGGTTTTGGGGGCCGGCATCATCGGCGTCAGCACGGCCTGGCATTTGATGGAACAGGGCCACGAGGTCACGCTGGTCGATCGCCAGGCCGATGCCGCGATGGAAACCAGCTTCGCCAACGGTGCGCAGATCTCGGTGAGCTTCTGCGAGCCGTGGGCCAATGCCGCTGCACCGTTCAAGGTGGCCAAGTGGCTGCTGCGCGACGACTCGCCGCTGCTGTTCCGGCCCCGGCTCGATCCGCACCAGTGGCGCTGGGGGCTGTCGTTCCTGGGGCAGTGCAGCGATGCGGCGTTCGAGCGCAACGTGCGCCAGCTGGTGGCGCTGGGCCGCTACAGCCACCAGTCGCTCAAGACGCTGGTGGCCGCCACGGGCATCGAATACCACCGCCTGGAGCGCGGCATCCTGCATTTCTTCTCCAGCCAGGCCGACATGGATGCCGGCGCCGAGGCGGCTCGACTGATGCGCGAGTTCGGTGTCGATCGACGCATCCTCGACCGTGCCGAGGTTCTGGCGGTCGAGCCGGCACTGGCCTCATGCGCCGATCGCCTGGTGGGCGGGACCTACACGCCCAGCGACGAATCGGGCGATGCCTGCGTCTTCACCCAGGCGCTGGCACGCCGTTGTGCCGAGCGAGGGCTGGTGACCCATTTCCGGCACGATGTGCATAGCCTGGACGTGCGTGGCGGTCGGGTGCACGGCGTGGTCGTGCGCAGCCAGCACGACGCACGGCGCATCACGGTGGCGGCTGATTCGGTCGTGGTGGCGCTCGGCTCGTTCACGGCACCGCTGCTGCGCCAGGTGGGGGTGAACCTGAACATCTATCCGGCCAAGGGGTACTCCGCCACGTTCAAGCTCCGGCATCCCGAGCGCGCCAGCACCGTCAGCATGATCGACGATGCCCGCAAGATCGCGATCTCGCGCCTGGGGGACACCATCCGGGTGGCCGGTACTGCCGAACTGGCCGGCTATGACGCGTCTCTCGAGGGCGCCACCGCGCGTGTCCGCTGCGAGGCGTTGCGACGGCGCTACGAAGAGCTGTTTCCCGGCGTGGCGGACACGACGGAGCCCAACTTCTGGGCCGGTCTGCGCCCCAGCACGCCGACCAACATCCCCTACATCGGTCAGACGCCGATCGCAGGGCTCTGGGTCAATGCGGGCCACGGCACGCTCGGGTGGACGCACGGTGCCGGGTCTGGCCGGGCGCTGGCCGAACTGATCAGCGGAGGCCAGCCCGAACTGGATTTCGGCTTCTACGGAGTCCGGCGTTCAGCGGCGGGTTGGCGGATCGCGGCAGCCTGA
- a CDS encoding recombinase family protein produces MFIRAYLRASTEDQNADRARADLEKFAADHGVKIVALYRENESGAKLDRPKLFDLINDAHPGDVLLIEQVDRLTRLNATDREKLFKALDDKGILVVSLDLPLSHQALKQDTAMDETTRDILKAMNRMMLQMFAAFSRKDYEDRRRRQAQGIATNKDKFKGRPEDTKTNDHVRDLLLTGKFSWTYIEEHAKVSRSTIAKVAKRINEGA; encoded by the coding sequence ATGTTCATCCGCGCTTACCTCAGAGCCTCGACCGAAGACCAGAACGCCGACCGCGCCCGCGCCGACCTTGAGAAGTTCGCTGCCGATCATGGCGTGAAGATCGTCGCCCTCTACAGAGAGAACGAATCGGGCGCAAAGCTCGACCGGCCGAAACTCTTCGACCTCATCAACGACGCGCACCCCGGTGACGTGCTGCTGATTGAACAGGTCGACCGCCTGACGCGCCTCAACGCCACTGACCGGGAAAAGCTGTTCAAGGCGCTGGACGACAAAGGCATTCTCGTGGTGTCGCTCGACCTGCCGTTGTCGCATCAGGCGCTCAAGCAAGACACGGCAATGGACGAAACCACCCGCGACATACTGAAGGCGATGAACCGGATGATGTTGCAGATGTTTGCCGCGTTCTCCCGCAAGGATTACGAAGATCGCCGCCGTCGTCAGGCTCAAGGAATCGCCACGAACAAGGACAAATTCAAGGGCCGTCCCGAAGACACCAAAACGAATGACCACGTGCGTGACCTGCTGCTGACCGGGAAATTCTCATGGACGTACATCGAAGAGCATGCGAAGGTCAGCCGCTCCACGATTGCCAAGGTTGCAAAACGCATCAACGAAGGCGCTTAG